In Helianthus annuus cultivar XRQ/B chromosome 9, HanXRQr2.0-SUNRISE, whole genome shotgun sequence, the following are encoded in one genomic region:
- the LOC110876602 gene encoding uncharacterized protein LOC110876602 encodes MKGTSNELWLLYTDGASNEDGAGAGLRLVSPEKHEFTYAIKLDFKNTNNEAEYEAFLAGLRLAIKMGAQNLQAHVDSLLIASQINGIYDAKGEVMALYLDQAKELLQQFKSYKVVHINRSENKPADALSKLASNSFQHLAKDVRIEVLKNPSVLLRQVNVIEIRQPSWMTPIIQYLQEGILPESKAEARKIQNKALHYEMNGGILYRKSFLGPLLRCVDPQDANYLIREIHEGICGIHAGPRMVVAKIMNAGYYWPGMHVDALRELRKCDSCQRHSPKTLRPKNDLIPVSTAWPFQQWGIDMVGPFPDAPGAVKFGLPLKIVTNNSTNFASEDLQNWMKEMKIEHTFSSIAHPQGNGQVESVNKSIVEWIKARLGTKRRGWVDEFPSILWAHRTMPKTSTGETPFSLVYGSEAVIPAEIGLPSPRLTAINTIENEAERRLDLDLLEERREIARIKEVKYKTQLERYYNARVRICTFTPGEYVFRDDEASNAERPGKLAPKWEGPYLIHEVLGKGAYKLRTLDGYIIPRTWNAQQLRKCYM; translated from the exons ATGAAGGGCACGTCTAATGAGTTGTGGTTACTATACACTGATGGGGCATCAAATGAGGACGGCGCAGGAGCAGGGTTGCGCCTCGTGAGCCCCGAGAAGCATGAATTTACATACGCCATCAAGTTGGATTTCAAGAACACCAACAATGAGGCGGAATATGAGGCATTCCTGGCAGGCTTACGTCTCGCCATAAAAATGGGGGCTCAAAATCTACAAGCACATGTCGACTCACTTTTGATCGCCAGTCAAATCAACGGAATCTATGATGCAAAAGGCGAAGTTATGGCCTTATATTTGGATCAGGCGAAAGAGTTGCTTCAGCAATTCAAATCATACAAGGTAGTTCACATCAATCGTTCCGAAAACAAACCAGCAGACGCCTTGAGCAAGCTCGCTTCAAATTCCTTTCAACATCTCGCCAAAGATGTAAGGATTGAAGTACTCAAAAATCCATCAGTCCTGCTACGCCAGGTAAACGTGATTGAAATAAGGCAGCCATCTTGGATGACCCCTATAATTCAATATCTGCAAGAAGGAATACTCCCGGAGAGCAAAGCAGAGGCAAGGAAGATTCAAAACAAGGCCCTGCATTATGAGATGAATGGTGGTATTCTATACCGAAAATCCTTCTTGGGGCCCCTATTGCGCTGTGTAGACCCCCAAGACGCGAATTACCTGATCAGAGAGATTCATGAAGGAATCTGTGGCATCCATGCAGGCCCGCgcatggttgtcgcgaagattATGAATGCTGGATATtactggccagggatgcatgtcgATGCTCTAAGGGAGTTGCGCAAATGTGACTCATGCCAAAGACACTCCCCGAAAACCCTGCGCCCGAAAAACGATCTCATTCCTGTATCCACTGCTTGGCCTTTCCAACAGTGGGGAATTGAtatggtgggacctttccctgatgCTCCGGGAGCCGTGAA GTTTGGTCTCCCACTCAAAATCGTCACAAACAACAGTACCAATTTTGCTTCCGAGGATCTTCAAAATtggatgaaggaaatgaagattgAGCATACTTTCTCCTCCATTGCACATCCTCAAGGCAATGGTCAGGTGGAAAGTGTCAACAAAAGTATCGTCGAGTGGATAAAAGCCCGTCTGGGCACAAAGAGAAGAGGCTGGGTAGATGAGTTCCCAAGCATCCtgtgggctcatcgaaccatgccgaAAACAAGCACTGGCGAAACTCCtttcagcctagtctatggctcGGAGGCAGTTATCCCAGCTGAAATCGGCCTGCCCTCGCCACGTTTGACAGCAATCAATACTATCGAAAACGAGGCAGAGCGTCGTCTTGACTTGGATTTGCTAGAAGAGAGGCGAGAAATTGCGCGAATTAAAGAAGTCAAGTACAAGACAcaactggaaaggtactacaatgCGAGAgttcgcatttgtaccttcactccAGGAGAATATGTCTTCCGAGACGATGAAGCTTCAAACGCCGAGCGCCCAGGGAAGctagcacccaaatgggaaggcccgtacTTAATACATGAAGTGCTAGGGAAAGGGGCATACAAATTGCGCACTCTGGATGGATACATCATCCCGCGCACGtggaatgcgcaacaactgcgcaagtGCTACATGTAA
- the LOC110879198 gene encoding BTB/POZ domain-containing protein At3g50780 encodes MAETRVKKVEQGQTKIRNVPIAVTPEGFWCCPSPVMFQKTLKTQHPLNKPRSSSSPPTKTPSDHKKHSQELDKKSSSRASSKSETVVTDDQRKNGSSFGFEQQQQQPVVGAAERTTAVRPQTTENLPRKVSIEFGEAGTGDLKVVLFGKQGFIVKLSVHKSVVEENSTFFAHKLLAQHPTFHCIEIDECEDVETYVETVGLMYCKDLKQRLIKQSVSRVLRILKVAEQLGFKTCMESCLDFLEAVPWVGEEEEERVVSSVLRLQSEGIGVSPILKRVASDVSKPAKDTLSHVLQLVLKSNEEKGRREMKSIVLKLLRENNNKSGPNVSSLTSVDICNDTIYASCTTCLGSLLVLFRQVAQPEFTQQPIEVKDPVVKQMVLEADNLSWLLDILADRHAADEYAVMWASQQELAGLHPRVPIVNRHHISCITARLFVGIGRGEILSSKDTRHLLLKTWLQPLIDDYSWLQHGCKSFDRKVVEEGIGRTILTLPLEDQQIVMLGWLSSFLKAGDNCPNLQKAFEVWWRRTFVRPYTEQSNSQPLD; translated from the exons ATGGCAGAAACTAGAGTTAAAAAGGTGGAACAAGGGCAAACAAAGATCAGAAATGTACCAATTGCAGTAACCCCTGAAGGATTCTGGTGTTGTCCTTCACCTGTTATGTttcaaaaaaccctaaaaacacaACACCCTTTAAACAAACcaagatcatcatcatccccaCCTACCAAAACCCCTTCTGATCACAAAAAACACTCACAAGAACTTGACAAGAAATCATCATCACGTGCATCATCAAAGTCAGAAACTGTTGTTACTGATGATCAAAGGAAAAACGGGTCCAGTTTCGGGttcgaacaacaacaacaacaaccggtTGTTGGTGCAGCTGAAAGAACAACAGCTGTAAGGCCACAGACCACTGAAAACTTGCCAAGAAAGGTGTCTATTGAGTTTGGTGAAGCTGGAACAGGGGATTTGAAAGTTGTGTTGTTTGGTAAACAAGGGTTTATTGTGAAGTTGAGTGTTCATAAAAGTGTTGTTGAAGAGAATAGTACTTTTTTCGCTCACAAGTTGTTGGCGCAACATCCGACTTTTCATTGTATTGAGATTGATGAGTGTGAGGATGTCGAAACATATGTTGAGACTGTTGGGTTGATGTATTGTAAGGATTTGAAGCAGAGGTTGATCAAGCAAAGTGTTTCGCGGGTGCTTCGAATTCTTAAG GTGGCAGAGCAACTCGGGTTCAAGACATGCATGGAATCATGCTTAGATTTTCTGGAGGCGGTCCCGTGGGTaggagaggaagaagaagaacggGTCGTGTCCTCTGTTTTACGTCTTCAAAGCGAAGGAATCGGGGTTAGCCCGATTCTAAAACGGGTCGCTTCAGATGTTTCCAAACCCGCTAAAGACACCCTCTCTCATGTCCTCCAACTTGTCCTCAAAAGCAATGAAGAAAAAGGACGCCGCGAAATGAAATCAATCGTCTTAAAACTCTTGAGAGAAAATAATAACAAGTCTGGTCCAAACGTGAGCTCGTTAACCTCGGTTGACATATGTAACGACACCATTTACGCCTCGTGTACAACCTGTTTGGGTTCGTTGTTGGTTTTGTTCCGACAAGTGGCCCAACCCGAGTTTACACAACAACCAATTGAGGTCAAAGACCCCGTGGTCAAACAAATGGTTTTAGAAGCCGATAACCTTTCATGGTTACTTGATATATTAGCCGATAGACACGCAGCCGACGAGTATGCCGTCATGTGGGCTAGCCAGCAAGAGCTAGCCGGGCTACACCCTCGTGTCCCAATAGTGAACCGCCACCACATTAGCTGTATAACCGCAAGGTTATTTGTTGGGATAGGAAGAGGCGAAATTTTATCGAGTAAAGACACCCGTCATTTGTTGTTAAAGACCTGGTTACAGCCTTTGATTGACGATTACAGCTGGCTACAACACGGGTGCAAGTCGTTTGATCGAAAGGTTGTGGAGGAAGGGATCGGGAGGACTATATTAACACTCCCACTCGAGGATCAGCAGATTGTTATGCTCGGGTGGTTGAGTAGTTTCTTGAAAGCGGGTGATAACTGCCCGAATCTTCAAAAAGCATTCGAGGTTTGGTGGCGTAGGACGTTTGTTAGACCGTACACAGAACAAAGCAACTCGCAGCCGTTGGATTAA